The segment CTCCTTCAAATTCCCTGCCTTACAATACCCATTTATTAAAGAATTGTATGTAATCAAATCTGGAAGTAATCCCATTGCTCTCATTTCCACAAACTTCATCCGAGCTGCCTCCACATTACCACTTCTAAACATTCCATGAATAATTGTGTTATATGTCACCACCGTGGGTACAATGCCCTCATTCTCCATCTCCAACTGCAATGCTCCAGCCTTTTCAACAGAACCCCTTGCAAAATACCCAGTAATAAGTGGATTAAACGTGAAAGCTGACGCCTTCTTGGACATCCGCATTCTGTCAACCAGCTGAGCTGCCTTCTCCAGCTCACCTTTCCTGGCCAACCCATTAATCACCACATTGTATGTGACATCACTCGGCAAGCATCCACCAGGCCGGGCCTCCATCTCTCTGAGCAACTTGGCAGCCTGATCCACCCTACCCTCCCTGAAGAAAGAATCCAACAACGTGTTGTATGTGACAATGCTCGGCTCGATTCCAAGCTGAAGCATCTCTGCATACACCGAGCGCATGTCATCCCACCTGGCTTCATCACGCAGCGCACGGAGCACGAGGTTGCATTCCTTGATGAAAGGGGGAACTCCGTGGTGCGCCATCTCACGGAAAGCGGCAAGGCATAGCGTCGAACAGGTGGAGGGCGCAGGGTTGCGAGCTCGGGTATTGAACTTGGTGGACAGGCGCAGGAGGAGGTTGAGGAGGTAGTGGAGGGAGACGGTGGtaggaaaggagaggaggagggagacgagggggaggagaaggccgaGGTGGATGGCGCGGACGGAGACGGGGTGGGCGGCGTGGAGGTGCTTGGCCTCGGCGAgcgggacgaggacggcggcgtaCGCGGAGGCGCAGCGCGGGAAGCCGCGCGGGGTGGCCTCCGCCCACCGGAACAGCTGGCGCGCGAGGCCCGGGAGGCCGCGGAGCGCGGCGTGGACGTCGCCAGCGGCGAGCACCTCTCGGAGCGCCTCGGGTGGTGGGGGATCAGACGCGAGCAGCGACGCGAACGGGCTCTCCTCTGTCCGAGGCGGGGGAATcagcgccgtcgacgacgacgacgacgaggaggagacgaAGCGGAggccggagatggcggcggcggcggcggatgcggcaGGAGCTTGGGATTTGCAGGGGTGGATGGAGAAGAGCATGGGTTAATGTTCGAgtcctccccggcggcgcctcGCCATgaatggctgcggcggcgggcggaggcggcgccggcggcggggaggaggaggggagaggagggagttcGATGCGGTTTGTAAGATGGTCGCGTGGCCTTCTCCTCCGCACACGACTTAACCCAGAAAATTTTCTTGTAATAATTCACTTCTCTTTGGGCTTTTCTGTAAATGGCGCAAACGCACGTTACTCTTTAGCTGCTCCCTTTGTAATACTTGGTTCTTTTTCACTTTGTTTTTACTTCAATCAtctgtttttttaatggagTTTTATGGCTATATTTAGGATGCAGGACTTTAGGAAACTTTACGAACttgtatttctctttttttagggAAATAGGACAAGTGGCCAaagttgaagaataaacacttcgtttcaaaatataaagaattttgtTAGTACAAGCTTTAAATCTCTTTTATATTGCTTATATATTGGGATGGTTGTAGAAGTACTCTAGGGTCAAgtagctagtttttttttttcgtagaTACGTTAGCGTTGGTAGACGAATGGATAGGATAGTATCCCAGTGGATGTATTGTAAGCTCAAGTTGTGTTTATTGATTGGAAGTTGCTAAGATACCTTGAACTACAATAATATGCGGGCACATTACACGCTGAACTGTACTCCAAAATCGATATAGACATCAGGATTTGAGCCGTAGTTTCCAGCTTTCAATCGCAATCTGGCATGGACCAAGACTAAAACCACGAACCCACAAAGCCATGTAATG is part of the Oryza glaberrima chromosome 12, OglaRS2, whole genome shotgun sequence genome and harbors:
- the LOC127757218 gene encoding pentatricopeptide repeat-containing protein At1g22960, mitochondrial-like, with product MLFSIHPCKSQAPAASAAAAAISGLRFVSSSSSSSSTALIPPPRTEESPFASLLASDPPPPEALREVLAAGDVHAALRGLPGLARQLFRWAEATPRGFPRCASAYAAVLVPLAEAKHLHAAHPVSVRAIHLGLLLPLVSLLLSFPTTVSLHYLLNLLLRLSTKFNTRARNPAPSTCSTLCLAAFREMAHHGVPPFIKECNLVLRALRDEARWDDMRSVYAEMLQLGIEPSIVTYNTLLDSFFREGRVDQAAKLLREMEARPGGCLPSDVTYNVVINGLARKGELEKAAQLVDRMRMSKKASAFTFNPLITGYFARGSVEKAGALQLEMENEGIVPTVVTYNTIIHGMFRSGNVEAARMKFVEMRAMGLLPDLITYNSLINGYCKAGNLKEALWLFGDLKRAGLAPSVLTYNILLDGYCRLGDLEEARRFKQEMVEQGCQPDVSTYTILMNGSRKVRNLAMVREFFDEMLSKGLQPDCFAYNTRISAELILGSTSEAFQLTEVMISRGISSDTVTYNIFLDGLCKSGNLKDAYVLWMKMVSDGLQPDCITYTCLIHAHCERGRLREARDIFDGMLVSGLPPSAVTYTVFIHAYCRRGNLYSAYGWFQKMLEEGVRPNEVTYNVLIHALCRMGRTNLAYQHFHEMLERGLSPNKYTYTLLIDGNCKEGNWEEAIRLYSEMHQHGIHPDHCTHNALFKGFDEGQSKHAIQYMENVVLGA